Proteins encoded by one window of Monoglobus pectinilyticus:
- a CDS encoding leucine-rich repeat domain-containing protein — MKIENNILIEVDDEDIINGTFDIPDNVTEIKNHAFWVRTSLESITIPDSVIKIGDCAFETCYNLKSIKLSENLEEIGDYAFQFCESLESIVLPDSIITIGYRSFKDCENLKKITLPEGLALIGGEAFRGCENLVNVILPDSLNYISGGTFRECTSLKNITIPDCIEYIGRGAFENCESLETINIPKKVTWIGDYAFQDCTNLKSIKIPNVTVIEHCTFSGCISLTSIVIPHSVISIESSAFSDCTSLTSVTMSNETERIGDYAFKNCYNLQTIIIPNNITEIGEYAFWFCKRLESIIIPDSVITIGFAAFADCTGLKTLKIYNSETEIKNRVFAGCKNLKNVSVPDNIKINTDKLPYYCYDCFNCFD; from the coding sequence ATGAAAATAGAAAACAATATTTTAATTGAAGTAGACGATGAGGATATAATAAATGGAACATTTGATATTCCAGATAATGTTACCGAAATTAAGAATCATGCTTTTTGGGTTCGCACAAGTTTAGAAAGCATAACAATTCCTGATAGCGTTATCAAAATAGGAGATTGTGCATTTGAAACTTGTTATAATTTAAAAAGCATTAAACTTTCAGAAAACTTAGAAGAAATTGGAGATTATGCTTTTCAATTTTGTGAAAGTCTAGAAAGCATAGTACTTCCTGATAGTATAATCACAATTGGGTATCGTTCTTTCAAAGATTGCGAAAATCTAAAGAAAATTACGTTGCCTGAGGGATTAGCCTTGATAGGCGGTGAAGCGTTTAGAGGTTGTGAGAATCTTGTTAATGTAATACTCCCTGATAGTCTTAATTATATATCAGGCGGTACATTTCGAGAATGTACAAGCTTAAAAAACATAACTATACCTGATTGTATAGAATACATAGGGCGTGGTGCTTTTGAAAATTGTGAAAGTCTAGAAACGATAAACATACCAAAAAAAGTAACATGGATTGGGGATTATGCTTTTCAAGATTGTACAAATCTCAAAAGTATAAAAATTCCCAACGTAACAGTGATAGAACACTGTACATTTAGTGGCTGTATTAGTCTGACTAGTATAGTTATTCCACATAGTGTAATCTCAATAGAATCTTCCGCTTTTAGTGATTGTACTAGTCTGACTAGTGTAACCATGTCAAACGAAACGGAACGGATTGGGGATTATGCTTTTAAAAATTGTTATAATTTACAAACAATAATAATTCCTAATAATATTACCGAAATTGGAGAATATGCTTTTTGGTTTTGTAAAAGATTAGAAAGCATAATAATTCCTGATAGCGTTATCACAATTGGATTCGCCGCTTTTGCGGATTGCACCGGATTAAAAACATTAAAGATTTATAATAGCGAAACAGAGATTAAAAATCGTGTTTTCGCTGGTTGTAAAAATCTTAAAAATGTATCCGTTCCCGACAACATTAAAATCAACACTGACAAATTACCATATTATTGTTATGATTGTTTTAATTGTTTTGATTAA
- a CDS encoding leucine-rich repeat domain-containing protein: MIIENNILKKVFYEDIENGTVIIPDNVTEIGSDAFEGRKNLTSIDIPNNVKYIWSGAFAECNFLKSVHIPDGITYIDNWTFRHCTDLEYINIPNSVKRIGDLTFDGCTNLQSLIIPNGVTEIGACAFSNCENLSSINIPDSIKRIGDSAFVHCENLIKKGNFKACDIICDENKITYSYRDTEYDIGRQMPIIDNIKCFRRGYHYVKNLYDVFNYWHGNLSNIALFEVEPGDIIEKELIDDIYVTNTIKLVRRISWNEALKM; the protein is encoded by the coding sequence ATGATAATAGAAAACAATATTTTAAAAAAAGTTTTTTATGAAGATATAGAAAACGGAACAGTAATAATTCCTGACAATGTTACAGAGATAGGCAGTGATGCGTTTGAAGGTCGCAAAAATTTAACATCTATTGACATTCCTAATAACGTTAAATATATTTGGAGCGGCGCATTTGCAGAATGCAACTTTTTAAAATCAGTACACATACCTGATGGGATCACATATATAGATAACTGGACATTCCGACATTGCACAGATTTAGAATATATAAATATTCCTAATAGTGTGAAACGAATCGGTGATTTAACGTTCGACGGTTGCACAAATTTGCAATCACTAATTATTCCTAACGGTGTTACAGAAATTGGAGCATGTGCGTTTTCTAATTGTGAAAATTTAAGTTCAATAAATATCCCAGATAGCATAAAACGCATAGGTGACAGCGCATTTGTTCATTGTGAAAACCTAATAAAAAAAGGAAATTTCAAAGCATGTGATATTATATGCGATGAAAATAAAATAACTTATTCATATCGTGATACGGAGTACGACATAGGCAGACAAATGCCTATTATTGATAATATAAAATGTTTTAGAAGAGGATATCATTATGTTAAAAATCTATACGATGTATTTAATTATTGGCATGGCAATTTAAGTAATATTGCTTTATTTGAGGTTGAACCGGGTGATATTATTGAAAAGGAGTTAATTGATGATATATATGTCACTAATACTATTAAATTGGTAAGACGTATTTCATGGAACGAAGCTTTGAAGATGTAA